In Paenibacillus algicola, a genomic segment contains:
- the fhuB gene encoding Fe(3+)-hydroxamate ABC transporter permease FhuB: MSLMSSHSHSSPASAPPAPTASRGRSWKPLWMLAGGITALLVLTFLSLTQGLADISVQTVVQALLNPQDLADHHMIRSVRLPRTVMGLLAGGALAVSGVLMQTVTRNPLASETTLGVNAGAYLAVVAGMIFWPGLLHQYAMPLAVLGGTLAALAVFALAGRSEGAPLRIALSGMIVTLVLSSVTSALVLLNQQTTQGIFLWGSGSLIQNDWDGVAFSWPWIIAGLIALCLSARHWDVLTLNEESARSLGQRVGTARFVAMGAAIVLAGVTVSVVGPIGFIGLMAPHLVRLSGVIRHAGLIPLAALWGAALLVGADTIARMFVDAYGELPVGAITAMLGAPCLIWLSLRVSRSMMGRSGSGGGSMVTGGRLRRVPYPVMILLCSMLLLLVWVFSLMGGSLKIPLAEVIAVLTGGGDPLYRQILLDFRLPRLLTAGLSGMAIAISGSLLQHAVRNPLGDPQVIGVTSGAGAGALLLMVAFPQLSAAWVPAGAVLGGMLAAALVYAVSWRRGLHPTILTLVGIAVAALGSAIINLMIIYAEVDVAPALSWMAGSTYNRSWTEVQRIVPAILILVPIAVWLGRRVDLLNFNEESSIGLGLHVRNTRMGVAVIAVLLASIAAANVGSVGFIGLLAPHAARMLTGASHRRSMILAALLGGILLAGADWIGRVVIIPKELPSGIVTALLGAPYLLYLMWRSNKVKVK, from the coding sequence ATGAGCCTGATGTCCTCTCATTCCCATTCCAGCCCGGCCAGTGCTCCTCCAGCTCCTACCGCATCCCGCGGCAGGAGCTGGAAGCCGTTATGGATGCTGGCTGGCGGAATTACCGCGCTGCTGGTGCTAACCTTCCTCAGCCTGACTCAAGGTCTGGCTGACATCTCCGTTCAGACTGTAGTTCAGGCACTGCTAAATCCTCAGGATCTTGCAGACCATCATATGATTCGCAGTGTCCGGCTGCCGCGCACCGTGATGGGACTGCTGGCTGGAGGAGCGCTGGCTGTATCTGGCGTCCTCATGCAGACGGTCACCCGCAATCCGCTAGCCTCGGAGACGACACTTGGCGTGAATGCCGGCGCTTACCTGGCTGTCGTAGCCGGGATGATTTTCTGGCCAGGTCTTCTGCACCAATATGCCATGCCTTTGGCGGTGCTGGGCGGAACGCTCGCAGCGCTGGCCGTCTTTGCCCTCGCTGGCCGATCGGAAGGGGCGCCGCTCCGCATTGCACTGTCAGGTATGATTGTGACCCTGGTCCTGTCCTCCGTAACCAGTGCGCTGGTGCTGCTCAATCAGCAGACGACCCAGGGTATCTTTCTATGGGGCTCCGGGTCGCTGATTCAGAACGACTGGGACGGTGTCGCCTTTTCGTGGCCATGGATCATTGCCGGTCTGATCGCGCTGTGTCTGTCTGCCCGCCACTGGGACGTGCTTACCTTAAATGAGGAAAGCGCACGTTCACTCGGTCAACGAGTGGGCACAGCCCGCTTTGTGGCTATGGGCGCAGCGATCGTACTGGCTGGTGTCACGGTGAGTGTGGTTGGACCCATTGGTTTTATCGGTCTGATGGCACCGCATCTGGTCCGTCTGTCCGGTGTCATCCGCCATGCGGGTCTCATCCCGCTTGCTGCGTTATGGGGGGCGGCGCTTCTTGTTGGCGCAGACACGATTGCCCGCATGTTCGTGGATGCCTATGGCGAGCTACCGGTAGGCGCAATTACTGCCATGCTGGGAGCCCCCTGCCTGATCTGGCTGTCGCTGCGCGTCTCACGCTCTATGATGGGCAGAAGTGGCAGCGGCGGCGGCTCGATGGTCACCGGCGGCCGTCTTCGAAGGGTGCCATATCCGGTCATGATATTACTGTGCAGTATGCTGCTCCTTCTGGTGTGGGTATTTAGCCTGATGGGCGGAAGCCTGAAGATCCCACTGGCAGAGGTCATAGCCGTTCTTACTGGTGGAGGAGACCCCCTGTATCGCCAGATTTTGCTGGATTTCCGGCTTCCCCGGCTGCTTACTGCGGGCTTGTCCGGCATGGCTATTGCGATCAGCGGCAGCCTGCTGCAGCATGCGGTTCGGAACCCGCTGGGTGATCCTCAGGTGATCGGCGTTACGAGTGGTGCTGGCGCTGGTGCGCTGCTGCTCATGGTCGCTTTTCCTCAGCTGTCTGCAGCCTGGGTGCCTGCCGGAGCTGTACTGGGAGGGATGCTGGCCGCAGCACTCGTCTACGCCGTTTCATGGAGAAGGGGCCTCCATCCAACAATTCTTACCCTGGTAGGGATTGCCGTGGCCGCTTTGGGCTCGGCCATCATTAACCTCATGATTATTTATGCAGAGGTGGATGTCGCCCCGGCCTTGTCCTGGATGGCTGGCAGCACGTACAATCGAAGCTGGACCGAGGTACAGCGAATCGTTCCGGCGATTCTAATACTGGTGCCGATTGCTGTCTGGCTGGGACGCCGGGTAGACCTGTTGAATTTTAATGAAGAAAGCTCCATTGGGCTTGGACTTCATGTGCGGAATACCCGCATGGGTGTCGCCGTTATCGCGGTACTGCTGGCGTCGATCGCGGCGGCCAATGTGGGCTCGGTCGGCTTCATCGGCCTGCTGGCACCGCATGCAGCCCGGATGCTGACCGGCGCCAGCCACCGGAGATCCATGATTCTTGCAGCTCTGCTTGGAGGCATATTGCTAGCCGGGGCAGACTGGATCGGTCGTGTGGTCATCATTCCGAAGGAGCTGCCCTCCGGCATTGTTACCGCTCTGCTCGGAGCACCCTATCTGCTGTATTTGATGTGGAGAAGCAATAAAGTAAAGGTGAAATGA
- a CDS encoding sulfite exporter TauE/SafE family protein encodes MDILWITGMLVIVLAGFIQGLTSFGFALITLPFLAQLVPLTEAVPLVVILSLCTNLVIFTQTRDFIDLRSIWLLILCSVLAAPLGTKLLLVVEAGLLKAVSGAVIVVAAGLLLAGRSYPIQRERLGMVPVGILTGLLNGSISMSGPPVVLFLSNQGVDKQVFEPISMYTEFY; translated from the coding sequence TTGGACATTTTATGGATAACAGGAATGCTCGTCATTGTGCTGGCTGGCTTTATTCAAGGCCTGACGAGCTTCGGCTTTGCATTGATTACACTGCCTTTTTTGGCCCAGCTGGTGCCGCTTACGGAGGCTGTACCGCTTGTGGTTATTTTAAGCCTGTGTACAAACCTGGTCATATTTACACAAACACGCGATTTTATCGATTTGAGATCCATCTGGCTTCTGATTCTTTGCAGCGTACTGGCTGCCCCTTTAGGAACCAAGCTGCTGCTGGTTGTGGAGGCTGGCCTGCTGAAGGCGGTAAGCGGTGCAGTCATCGTCGTGGCCGCCGGTTTATTGCTGGCCGGACGTTCATATCCCATCCAGAGAGAGCGGCTAGGGATGGTGCCGGTAGGGATTCTGACCGGACTCTTGAACGGCAGCATCTCCATGAGCGGACCGCCGGTCGTATTGTTTTTGTCCAATCAAGGGGTAGACAAGCAGGTTTTCGAGCCAATCTCAATGTATACGGAATTCTATTAA
- a CDS encoding PAS domain S-box protein: MNIQQEYEWSGIWLSHVKELVIFYRQDGTIAYVSPSCLRILGYAQEDMIDRHRSEFELKRDVPYCSYAHHFGEIESEELYLRTMSHQDGRILWFEAEEREIDRLPNGEPGTMSTAKVMTEQRRKMLMWSYARSMVQVGYWDWDFESGKIYFSPEIRDMVAGKVQALEQSPQPFYDLIHPSDVDTVIKTLNTGTKTGQGGDIRFRILLPGEIWRMLRCVWGVFKTEDGQLNRVFGVIQDITESIEMEEKMLESERMYRLIAETSGDWITLHKPDEAATVLYSSPVCKSMLNYEPEELIGIPAFDIIHPDDREPVAEFLGREGIHEDDRITLRALHKDGHYIWIETSSRRQYNEKGEITSFISVSRDITERRKAEQMLKENQQRYKSLFDHNPFAVYSMNLNGDYLTANSNLQKITGYTLEDLIGMYWGPLVHPKDLDKTNYHFNLAKQGEPQSYDLTIIHKDGHLVEINSTNIPIVVDGEIVGVYGITYDITDRKRHLEQIEKLSNQYNLILNSVNEGIIGFDEEARPIFINPAGAGMLQMDPGEISGYSYDEFMKQFQTNVALQSENAGIYRAIQDGRRYAVSEAVLLRKDGSSFLADYQVTPIWDKGVQKGAVVVFRDITSEKEILKAKEMAEKADRAKSEYLAIMSHEIRTPMNGIMGMADLLDETLLSEEQRSYLNTIQTSCNALLRILNEILDFSKLEAGKMELSHEQFSLHSVVGSVVDLFLPRANEKGISLEADIEDKVPVLVEGDEGRFRQVLVNLVGNAVKFTEEGSIRIHVKYEYASSIHSGGWFTVSVTDTGIGIPEERRDQLFQSFSQLHPSINLKYGGTGLGLAICKKLVELMGGTIGMQSREGTGSSFYFSLPFMGRNKDSELAATPSSQPRLPEPESDSSARSSYALRALIADDNLINRTLLSKMLGKFGLHTDQAENGREAVKAYEEQRYDIIFMDIQMPEMNGFEAAQAILQQSKDGRSPIIVAVTAFAQQNDREACLDCGMHDFISKPVYVSEIKRVLNRWFH; encoded by the coding sequence ATGAACATACAGCAGGAATATGAGTGGTCTGGGATTTGGCTGTCCCATGTGAAGGAGCTGGTCATTTTTTACCGGCAGGATGGGACCATTGCTTATGTTTCACCATCTTGTCTGAGAATCCTCGGGTATGCTCAGGAGGACATGATTGACAGACATCGAAGTGAGTTTGAGCTAAAAAGGGATGTGCCTTATTGCTCCTACGCTCATCATTTTGGAGAAATCGAGTCTGAGGAGCTGTATTTGCGCACCATGTCTCATCAAGACGGCCGGATCCTCTGGTTCGAGGCGGAAGAGCGAGAGATCGACAGGCTGCCGAACGGCGAACCTGGAACGATGTCAACCGCCAAGGTCATGACAGAGCAGAGAAGAAAGATGCTGATGTGGTCGTATGCCCGCTCGATGGTACAGGTCGGCTATTGGGATTGGGACTTTGAGAGCGGCAAAATATATTTCTCCCCGGAGATTCGCGACATGGTCGCTGGAAAGGTACAGGCTTTGGAGCAATCCCCGCAGCCCTTCTATGACCTTATTCACCCTTCAGACGTGGATACTGTAATCAAGACGCTGAATACTGGTACGAAGACCGGGCAAGGCGGCGATATTCGGTTTCGCATCCTGCTTCCCGGGGAGATCTGGCGCATGCTCCGCTGTGTTTGGGGCGTCTTTAAGACGGAGGATGGACAATTAAATCGGGTATTCGGCGTTATTCAGGACATCACGGAATCGATTGAAATGGAAGAGAAAATGCTGGAGAGCGAGCGCATGTACCGTCTGATTGCGGAGACCTCCGGCGACTGGATTACGCTTCACAAACCGGATGAAGCGGCTACAGTCCTGTATTCCTCTCCGGTCTGTAAATCCATGCTGAATTATGAACCGGAGGAGCTCATCGGGATCCCTGCATTTGATATTATTCATCCGGATGACCGGGAGCCGGTTGCCGAGTTTTTGGGCCGGGAAGGGATCCATGAGGACGACCGAATTACTCTTAGAGCGTTACATAAAGATGGACATTATATCTGGATTGAAACCTCCAGCCGCAGACAATATAACGAGAAGGGTGAAATTACCTCCTTTATCTCCGTGTCGAGAGATATTACAGAACGGAGAAAGGCGGAGCAAATGCTGAAGGAGAATCAGCAGCGCTATAAATCCTTATTCGATCATAATCCGTTCGCCGTCTATTCCATGAACCTGAATGGCGACTATTTAACAGCCAATTCTAATCTCCAAAAAATTACAGGCTACACCCTCGAGGACTTGATCGGCATGTACTGGGGACCGCTCGTGCATCCGAAGGATCTGGACAAAACCAATTATCATTTCAATCTGGCCAAGCAGGGAGAGCCGCAAAGCTATGATCTGACAATCATTCATAAAGACGGTCATCTCGTTGAAATTAACTCGACGAATATACCGATTGTGGTCGATGGAGAGATCGTTGGAGTGTACGGCATCACCTATGATATTACAGACCGCAAGCGGCATCTGGAGCAGATCGAGAAGCTGAGTAATCAATATAACCTGATCTTGAACAGTGTCAATGAAGGCATTATCGGCTTCGATGAGGAGGCCCGGCCGATCTTCATTAATCCTGCTGGAGCCGGCATGCTTCAAATGGATCCAGGCGAGATTAGCGGCTACAGCTATGATGAGTTTATGAAGCAGTTCCAGACCAATGTGGCTCTCCAGTCTGAGAATGCGGGGATTTACCGCGCCATTCAGGATGGCAGAAGATATGCCGTCAGTGAAGCTGTACTGCTTCGAAAGGATGGCTCAAGCTTCCTGGCAGACTATCAGGTGACTCCGATCTGGGATAAAGGCGTGCAGAAGGGTGCCGTTGTCGTCTTCCGGGATATTACGTCCGAGAAGGAAATTCTGAAAGCCAAGGAGATGGCAGAGAAAGCAGACCGGGCCAAATCAGAATATCTGGCGATTATGAGTCATGAGATAAGGACCCCGATGAATGGCATCATGGGGATGGCCGATCTGCTGGATGAGACACTGTTATCCGAGGAACAGCGAAGCTATCTGAATACGATACAAACGAGCTGCAACGCTTTGCTGCGCATTCTGAATGAAATTTTGGATTTCAGCAAGCTGGAAGCCGGAAAGATGGAGCTGAGCCACGAGCAGTTCTCTCTACACTCTGTAGTTGGCAGTGTGGTAGATTTGTTCCTTCCGCGCGCAAATGAGAAAGGAATCTCTCTTGAGGCAGACATTGAGGACAAGGTCCCGGTCCTTGTGGAAGGAGACGAGGGCCGCTTCCGGCAGGTGCTGGTGAACCTTGTCGGCAATGCGGTGAAATTTACGGAGGAGGGAAGCATCCGAATTCACGTTAAATATGAATATGCCTCCTCCATACACTCAGGCGGATGGTTTACAGTCTCCGTGACGGACACCGGAATCGGTATCCCGGAAGAGCGGCGCGACCAGCTCTTTCAATCCTTCTCCCAGCTGCATCCGTCGATTAATTTGAAATATGGCGGCACAGGGCTGGGGCTGGCTATTTGCAAAAAACTGGTTGAGCTGATGGGTGGTACGATCGGAATGCAGAGCAGGGAGGGGACAGGGTCAAGCTTTTATTTTAGCCTGCCGTTTATGGGTCGTAACAAAGACAGTGAGCTGGCGGCAACGCCCTCCAGTCAGCCTCGGCTTCCAGAGCCCGAATCCGACTCCTCTGCACGGAGCTCTTACGCCTTGCGGGCCTTGATTGCGGATGACAATCTGATTAACCGGACCTTGCTGTCCAAAATGCTTGGGAAATTCGGGCTGCACACGGATCAGGCAGAGAATGGAAGGGAAGCCGTTAAGGCTTATGAAGAACAGCGGTATGATATCATCTTTATGGACATTCAGATGCCGGAAATGAACGGCTTCGAGGCCGCGCAGGCGATTCTCCAGCAGAGCAAGGACGGCCGCTCGCCGATTATCGTTGCGGTTACCGCCTTTGCGCAGCAGAACGACCGGGAAGCTTGCCTGGATTGCGGGATGCATGATTTTATTAGCAAGCCTGTCTACGTATCAGAGATCAAGCGCGTATTAAACCGATGGTTTCATTAA